In Pajaroellobacter abortibovis, the following are encoded in one genomic region:
- a CDS encoding Stp1/IreP family PP2C-type Ser/Thr phosphatase: MQKVVVSNSARVEVVADTHVGIKRTHNEDSFAVVQEAGLYMITDGMGGHASGEIASQMAIEVVHDFFKATASDPNRTWPYKMDRTKAYEENRLSAAIRLANLHIYERAQRDPQRHGMGTTIVAMLSAYNGMYIAHVGDSRVYRIRNHQIQRLTEDHSLLNDYIKMNLIKEEEIALFPHKNVIVRALGMKETVHVDTCFDRSETNDIYLLCSDGLSGPVSDEELLHIVDSTSYLTYAVSHLIERANKKGGPDNITAILVRRLE, translated from the coding sequence ATGCAAAAGGTCGTTGTAAGCAATTCAGCGCGAGTAGAAGTAGTTGCTGATACGCATGTGGGTATCAAGCGAACACACAATGAAGATTCTTTTGCTGTGGTGCAGGAAGCTGGTCTCTACATGATCACAGATGGTATGGGAGGCCATGCTTCAGGAGAGATCGCGAGTCAAATGGCTATCGAAGTGGTTCACGACTTTTTCAAAGCCACAGCTTCCGATCCAAATCGAACCTGGCCCTACAAAATGGATCGGACCAAAGCGTATGAAGAAAATCGACTGAGCGCCGCGATTCGATTAGCTAATCTGCACATCTACGAAAGAGCCCAAAGGGATCCTCAGCGCCATGGCATGGGAACAACCATCGTAGCCATGCTGTCCGCCTACAATGGAATGTACATTGCGCACGTAGGGGACTCCCGTGTTTATCGAATCCGCAATCATCAGATTCAACGGCTGACAGAAGATCACTCTCTCCTCAACGATTACATCAAAATGAATCTTATAAAAGAGGAAGAAATCGCTCTTTTCCCACACAAAAATGTAATTGTAAGGGCTCTGGGGATGAAAGAAACAGTCCACGTTGATACATGTTTCGATCGTTCTGAGACAAACGACATCTATCTTTTGTGCTCGGATGGACTCTCGGGACCGGTTTCGGATGAAGAGCTTCTCCACATCGTAGACAGCACCTCTTATCTAACGTATGCAGTTTCCCACCTTATTGAGCGAGCGAACAAAAAAGGGGGACCCGATAATATTACGGCGATCTTGGTTCGGCGCTTGGAATAG
- the gpmI gene encoding 2,3-bisphosphoglycerate-independent phosphoglycerate mutase encodes MNTPSQLLPPPPRPLLLLILDGFGERKERENNAVHLAHTPNLDSLFARYPSTLLGASGPDVGLPTGQIGNSEVGHLTIGAGRVMHTDICRIDQAITNGSFANSPVLQNLLHQAHNVHRELHIFGLVSDGKVHSALEHLFFLIERAASQAVAVVVHAFLDGRDVPPKSALKYIQALENKLEGKGRIGSISGRYYAMDRDHRWQRIHQAYQAIVHGQGMRFPTAIQGIKASYDTGKTDEFVEPFVVGTYQGVQAEGIGFHFNFRPDRARQLTEALAIQPFNRFPRTPLEHPPFPHYACMTTYDASFGLPIVFPKENPTDIFPEVIARHGLQQLRCAETEKYAHVTYFFNGGREKHFEREERILIPSPTGISTYDQQPAMSAPLIADAVIHAIESDRYDFILANFANPDMVGHTGILQAAIAAVESVDQAIGSIVNAAQAKNGAVIITSDHGNCELMLDAETGQPHTAHTLNPVPFLYIPIPTSHPLPPFRTGGKLCDIAPTLLTILGIEQPPIMTGLSLFVSS; translated from the coding sequence ATGAATACCCCAAGCCAATTGCTTCCTCCACCTCCACGCCCACTCCTTCTACTTATACTAGATGGATTTGGGGAAAGGAAAGAACGCGAAAACAATGCAGTGCACTTGGCGCATACACCCAACCTCGATAGCCTTTTTGCCCGATACCCTTCTACACTGCTTGGAGCCAGCGGACCAGATGTAGGACTCCCCACTGGACAGATCGGAAACAGCGAAGTGGGACACCTAACGATAGGCGCCGGGCGCGTCATGCATACGGATATCTGTCGCATCGACCAGGCCATCACCAATGGATCCTTCGCCAACAGTCCAGTGCTCCAGAATCTCCTTCACCAAGCGCATAATGTCCATCGTGAACTCCATATTTTCGGACTGGTATCTGACGGGAAAGTCCACAGTGCATTAGAACATCTTTTCTTTCTGATCGAGCGCGCTGCTTCTCAGGCTGTCGCTGTGGTGGTGCACGCATTTCTTGACGGACGCGATGTCCCTCCAAAATCAGCTCTGAAATACATCCAAGCGCTCGAAAACAAACTCGAAGGGAAAGGTCGAATTGGTTCGATATCAGGCCGTTACTACGCGATGGATCGCGATCACAGATGGCAGCGAATTCACCAAGCTTATCAAGCGATTGTGCATGGGCAAGGGATGCGATTTCCCACTGCTATCCAAGGGATCAAAGCGAGCTATGACACTGGGAAAACTGACGAATTTGTAGAACCTTTCGTCGTTGGGACGTATCAGGGGGTACAAGCAGAAGGGATAGGATTCCATTTTAATTTCCGACCAGATCGAGCGCGTCAGCTCACAGAAGCCCTTGCGATCCAACCCTTCAACAGATTTCCACGGACCCCCCTCGAACACCCCCCCTTTCCTCACTATGCTTGTATGACCACTTACGATGCCTCTTTCGGCCTCCCTATCGTTTTCCCCAAAGAGAACCCCACTGACATTTTCCCAGAGGTGATCGCGCGTCATGGGCTCCAGCAATTGCGATGTGCTGAAACAGAAAAATACGCTCACGTGACCTACTTCTTCAACGGAGGCCGAGAAAAGCACTTTGAACGGGAAGAACGTATACTTATCCCTTCTCCAACGGGCATATCTACTTATGATCAGCAACCTGCCATGAGCGCTCCCCTGATAGCCGATGCTGTCATTCATGCGATTGAAAGCGATCGATATGACTTCATCTTAGCCAACTTTGCAAACCCGGATATGGTAGGGCATACAGGTATTCTACAAGCTGCCATCGCTGCTGTAGAGAGCGTGGACCAAGCCATCGGCAGTATTGTAAACGCTGCTCAAGCAAAAAATGGAGCAGTCATTATCACCTCCGATCATGGGAATTGTGAACTGATGCTTGATGCAGAAACAGGACAGCCCCATACAGCCCACACACTCAACCCCGTCCCTTTCCTCTACATTCCCATCCCCACAAGCCATCCTCTCCCACCTTTTCGCACGGGTGGAAAGCTGTGCGATATCGCCCCTACCTTATTGACTATTTTAGGGATTGAGCAACCTCCCATCATGACAGGGCTATCTCTTTTTGTATCTTCATAA
- a CDS encoding ribonuclease HI, which translates to MTIFETRREPIASEKRDWIAYTDGACSGNPGPAGSGMVVIDPAGNRYEGYEYLGASTNNIAELTAILLALKWIPLDASYVTLYTDSQYAIGVLTKSWKVKANRLLVQEIKQALAHRTRTRLVYVQSHVGIPLNERADALARTAIQSQRSNPLPLSS; encoded by the coding sequence ATGACCATTTTCGAGACTAGACGCGAACCTATTGCCTCGGAAAAGAGGGATTGGATCGCTTATACAGATGGTGCATGCTCAGGCAATCCTGGTCCTGCAGGAAGCGGTATGGTTGTCATTGACCCTGCTGGTAATCGATATGAAGGTTACGAATATCTAGGGGCTTCTACGAATAATATTGCTGAACTGACAGCCATTTTGCTCGCGCTTAAGTGGATCCCCCTTGATGCTTCCTACGTAACTCTTTATACAGATAGCCAGTATGCGATTGGGGTTCTCACCAAATCGTGGAAGGTCAAAGCCAATCGACTCCTCGTCCAAGAAATCAAACAAGCTCTTGCCCATCGTACAAGAACGCGTCTGGTTTACGTTCAGAGTCATGTAGGGATCCCCCTTAACGAACGAGCGGATGCATTGGCGCGGACGGCAATCCAATCGCAGCGATCAAATCCCCTCCCGCTATCCTCCTAA
- a CDS encoding ferritin-like domain-containing protein, producing the protein MNPFELFINQLPQHPDLHAKFVNTLSMLEYIGARKILKSQQETTFSLQLLTHASEEIRHAEILKKVVLKMSNGQLTSYDEEDLCCGDAARTYFQEVDKRIAEVLHTHETWVNYLFTTLVIEERAHYVYPVYHTILTDAGVSTVVKSILREETKHLEEIRGHLEQLPIQQTLLPQIREIEEKAFHTFARRLVEASEK; encoded by the coding sequence ATGAATCCATTTGAACTATTTATAAATCAATTACCTCAACATCCTGATCTTCACGCAAAGTTCGTCAACACACTCAGCATGCTAGAGTACATAGGAGCCAGAAAAATCCTGAAGAGTCAGCAAGAAACCACCTTCTCTTTGCAGCTCTTGACCCATGCCTCCGAAGAGATCAGACATGCTGAAATCCTAAAAAAGGTGGTTCTTAAGATGAGTAATGGACAGCTGACCTCTTATGATGAAGAGGATCTCTGCTGTGGAGACGCTGCTCGCACCTACTTTCAAGAAGTGGATAAGAGGATCGCAGAGGTTCTTCATACACACGAAACATGGGTTAACTACTTATTCACAACGTTGGTGATCGAAGAGCGCGCACATTACGTCTATCCAGTGTACCACACGATCCTGACAGATGCCGGTGTCTCGACTGTAGTCAAATCGATCCTTCGTGAAGAAACCAAACATCTAGAAGAGATCCGCGGGCATCTGGAGCAACTTCCCATTCAACAAACACTCCTCCCTCAGATCAGAGAAATCGAAGAAAAAGCTTTCCACACCTTTGCTCGTCGACTGGTTGAAGCGTCGGAAAAGTGA